In Halostella litorea, a single window of DNA contains:
- a CDS encoding DUF7504 family protein: protein MRREYGGGPSEGTEFSQSLAALKRDGCNVLLVGDALRRADRRACSRLLGDDADDDRCRLFVFTDADGARERLPEAVGVGTRALVQHDGDGNLPAGATAVDARMLSVLCREFVAVVDEFEAERGGLAPGELRVCVDSLRPLLNGYASENVFRLLHMLSARVREADGLGHFHLPVARDADAVNLLEPLFDAVVEVRADGGGAEHRWHLRESGVSSDWIDL from the coding sequence ATGCGACGAGAGTACGGCGGCGGCCCGTCCGAGGGGACGGAGTTCTCCCAGTCGCTCGCAGCGCTGAAGCGGGACGGCTGTAACGTCCTGCTCGTCGGCGACGCGCTGCGGCGGGCCGACCGCCGTGCGTGCAGCCGCCTGCTTGGGGATGACGCGGACGACGACCGGTGCCGACTGTTCGTCTTCACCGACGCGGACGGCGCCCGCGAGCGCCTGCCCGAGGCCGTCGGCGTGGGAACGCGGGCGCTCGTCCAGCACGACGGCGACGGCAACCTGCCCGCCGGGGCGACCGCCGTCGACGCGCGCATGCTCTCGGTGCTCTGCCGGGAGTTCGTCGCGGTCGTCGACGAGTTCGAGGCCGAACGCGGCGGATTAGCGCCGGGGGAGCTACGGGTCTGCGTCGACTCGCTCCGGCCGCTGCTGAACGGCTACGCCTCGGAGAACGTGTTCCGCCTGCTCCACATGCTCTCGGCCCGGGTCAGGGAGGCCGACGGGCTGGGACACTTCCACCTGCCGGTCGCCCGTGACGCCGACGCCGTCAACCTGCTCGAACCGCTGTTCGACGCCGTCGTCGAGGTCAGGGCGGACGGTGGCGGGGCGGAGCACCGCTGGCACCTCCGCGAGTCCGGCGTGTCGAGCGACTGGATCGACCTGTGA